The genomic DNA ACGCTGCCGGCGGTGGGCACGCTCACTGCGGCGCGATGATCTACCTGGCGGACAATTGGCCGGCGCAATACCGCGGTTCGATCTTCATGGCGAACATTCATGGCAATCGGATTAACAACGACATCCTGCGACGCAACGGCAGCGGCTACATCGCCTCGCACGGCGCCGACGTGCTGTTTGCCAACGACCGTTGGTTCCGCGCCATCAACATGAAATACGGCCCCGACGGCAGCGTTTATCTGATCGATTGGTACGACAAAAACGCTTGCCATCGCCGCGACATCGAGGTTTGGGATCGTACCAACGGCCGCGTTTATCGCGTCGCGTTTGGTGGCACCGATCTTCCCCGACCGACCTTTCACGACGCGTCGCTGCAGGAATTGGCGACAGCGCACCGCAGCACCAATGAACACCATGTCCGCACCTCGCGGCGGTTGCTGCAAGAAAGGTTCGCCGCTGACGCGGGGTTGGCGAGTTCTCCTGAGGGAGCGAAGGCGATCGGGCTGTTGCGTGAACAAGCGTTTGGCAGCGACAGTGTCGAGGACCGGTTGCGAGCGATCTGGACGTTGCATGCGGTGCAGCAGTTGACCGAAGCGGACACGATCGCGTTGTTGGACGAGCGTGGCCATCGATCGGAATACCTCCGCGGTTGGGCGATCCAGTTGGCGCTGGAGGACTTGGAAGTCAGCGATTCGCTGTTGCAGCGTTTCAGCGAAATGGCACGCGGCGAGCAATCGGCGTTGGTGCGTCTGTATCTCGCATCGGCGCTGCAGCGTCTTCCATTGCAGCAGCGTTGGGAGATCGCGGCGGGACTGGTTTCGCACGGCGAGGATGCGCAGGATCACAATCTGCCCAATCTGATCTGGTACGGGATCGAACCGTTGGTGCCAAACGATACGACGCGGGCGCTGGCGTTGGCGAAGGAGACGCGGATTCCCAAGGTCCGGCAATTCATCTATCGCCGTGCCGCTGCGGATGTCGATAGCATCGGTCCGCTGTTGGCTGAGCTGGGAAAAACGGACGACAAGGCGATGCAAGGGACGATCCTGAACGAAGTCGTTGCAGCGATCAAGTCGCAGGGACGGCTGAAGATGCCCCCGGGTTGGCCCGCCGTTTACGCAAAGTTGTCGGCGAGCGAAGACGCCAAGATTCGAGAGCAAGCGCAGCTGATCACGGTCAAATTCGGCGACGTGTCGATCTTCCCAGTGCTCCGCGAAATCGCAGCGAATCCAAAAGCTTCGCTCCCACAGCGAACGAGCGCGTTGGACGCTTTGCTGACGGGAAAAGATCAGGCGTTGGTGCCGACGCTTGTCGGTTTGCTGGACGATCAAGCGCTGCGAGGCAAAGCGATTCGCGGGCTGGCGCGGTACAGCGATGACACGATCGCTGACGAACTGTTGCAACGCTATCCCGCCTTGGATTCCGATTTGCGGAGCGACGCGGTTGCGACGTTGGCTGCTCGAACCGCTTGGGCGGATCGTTTGATCGACGCAGTCGCCGCGGGGAAGGTCGATCGACAAGAGCTTTCGGCGGCGACGATCCATCAGATCCAATTGCTCAGCGACGCCAAGCTGTTGGAAAAAGTGCAGCAGACCTGGGGGACGATCCGGTCGATGTCGGCTGATAAGAAGCAGCACATCGCGGCTTGGAAAAAGCGGCTGACGCCGGAGGTTTTGAGCAAAGCGGATCGCTCGCATGGACGCCTGGTCTATGACAATACGTGCGGCAAATGCCATCGATTGTTCGGATCGGGAGGCCAGATCGGTCCCGACATCACCGGCAGCAATCGAGCCGACTTGGACTACACGCTGTTAAACATCTTGGATCCCAATGCCTTGGTCGGCCGCGATTATCAAACCACGATGGTCGTGACCTTGGACGGGCGAGTGATCAACGGGCTGCTGAAAGAAGAGAACGAAAGCGCTATCGTGTTGCAGACCGCCAACGAACGCTTGGTGATCGACCGCGATGATATCGACACGCGTCAGCTGGCTGAAACATCGATGATGCCCGAGGGGCAGTTGGATCAGATGAAGCCGGACGAAGCCCGCGACCTGATCGCTTATCTGGCCAGTGCCACTCAAGTTCCTCTGCCCGGTGAAGGGCCGTTTCTGGATGAGAAGACGGGCCGCGTTGCGGGTGCGATGGAAGGGGAATCGCTGCGTGTGATCGAGAAGTCGGCGGGAACCACACGTGGCCAGCAGATGGGAGCATTTAAAGCGGATCGCTGGAGCGGCAACGATCACTTGTGGTGGACTGGCGCGAAACCGGGGGATACGCTGACGCTGAACCTGCCGGTTGAAAAAGCGGGAGAATACGACGTGTTTGTCGCGATGACCAAGGCCCGCGACTATGCGATCGTCGACTTTGCCGTCAACGCCGCGGCGGTTCCTGGCAAGCACGACCTCTATCACGGGAACAACGTGATTTCGACCGGCCCGGTTTCCCTGGGTAGACACCGTTTGAATCAGGGGGACAATACGTTGCAGGTGTCGATTGTGGGATCACATCCCGACGCGGTGAAAGGTTTTATGTTCGGATTGGATTATGTCTATCTGAGCGACAAAGAGATTTCGGAATAGTCCGCGCGGAGAACTCGCTTGACGCCATCGGTTTTGAATCGCCCCGCCAACCAAGTCGATCACAATCAAGTGGCTTGGATTCGCAAGCTGGAAGCCCGCGCGTCGGCGCGTTACGCCTGGCACTACGAACCGGTCATGGCCGCGGGCAAGCGACGTCGGTTTGCCTCGGCAACCTGTCCCGACGATCTCCTTGTTGCTGCGACTAAGCGACAGGAAGCGGGGGAACAGGGAGTCGAAGAACCGTTTTGGGCGACGGTTTGGCAGGCAGCGGTGGGACTCGATTGGTTCATCGAAACGTTTGATCTGCCTGGCCGCCAGGTGCTTGAACTGGGAGCCGGAACGGGCCGTGCTGGCCTGGCGGCGGCGCTCCGCGGTGCGGAGGTGACGATCACCGACGGGATGACCGATCCGCTGTTGCTGGCTCAGCTGTCGACTTGGGATCTGCCCAATTGCCACGTCCGCCGCTTGCGATGGGGCGAAGAGCAATTGGACCGCAAGTTTTCATTGATCCTCGGTTCCGACGTGACCTACAACCGCAAGTTCTGGACGGAGTTGGAAGTTGCGATGCGGCAACATCTGGAGCCCGGCGGAGTGATCCTGTTTTCGGATCCCTGCCGTTTGATCGCCAATGAGTTTCGCGACTGGATCGGGCCGCGCGGCTGGTCGTACAGCGAGAGCCACGTGCCACATTGCCAAGACGCCCACCGCAGCATCCGCATCATGCAACTGCGCCTGTCCTAACAACGCACCGACCCTGACGCGCTGGAGTCAAGGCTTCAGCCGATCGACACGCGCAGGGCGACGCCCCCGTCGTTTAACCGCGTGCCCATCGGGCCGCGCGTTTCGAGAGTTCGATACTGACGCGCGGGGCGTTGCCACCGCGGTTAAACGATTGTGTCGGCGTGCGAACTCGTTTAACCGCGTGCCCATCGGGCCGCGCGTTTTTGGAGCGAGACTCGGACGCGCGGGGCGTTGCCACCGCGATTAAACGATTGTGTCGGCGTGCGAATTCGATTAACCGCGTGCCCATCGGGCCGCGCGTTTCGAGAGTTCGATACGGCCGCGCGGGGCGTTGCCGCCGCGGTTAAACGATTGTGTTGGCGTGCGAACTCGTTTAACCGCGTGCCCATCGGGCCGCGCGTTTCGAGAGTTCGATACTGACGCGCGGGGCGTTGCCGCCGCGGTTAAACGATTGTGCCGGCGTGCGAATTCGTTTAACCGCGTGCCCATCGGGCCGCGCGTTTCGAGAGTTCGATACGGACGCGCGGGGCGTTGCCACCGTGGTTAAACGATTGTGTCGGCGTGCGAACTCGTTTAACCGCGTGCCCATCGGGCCGCGCGCTTCGAGAGTTCGATAGGGCCGCGCGGGGCGTTGCCACCGCGGTTGAACGATCGGGATCGTACTTTCACACCAGCAGCTTCGGCAGCAGATCGGCTAGGCGATCGATCTGCTCGACGTCGTTGTAGGCTTGCAACGAAACTCGCATCAGACGCGTGTCGGGTTTGGGGCCGGGATAGATCGGGAATTCGAAGCCGTGTTGATCGCGGAGAATTTTTTGCAGCGGAGCGTCCGAGATGGGCAGCGGCAACGCGACCAAGCTGCCGAGCATCGCATCGGGAGCTGGCGGTTCGATGTCGAGCGCCGCACACAATCGATCGCGCGACTGCAATGCCATGCGATGGTTCGACTGCATCAGTTCCGCGATCCCGCCGGGAAACAGCGAGTCGAGGAACTCGATCGCGGCGGGAACCGCCAACAACGGCGAGGGATCAAACGTGCCGGTCCAATCGAATTCGCTGATGAAGCGCGAGCGGCCATCGATCGCACGGTTGGCAGCATGGCTGATCACCGTCGGCCGCACCTGTGCCTGCAGCTCTGGCTTGACCCACAAAAATCCGGAGGTCTTTGGCGCGCAGAGCCATTTGTGGTGATTGGCGGTGTAATAGTCGACGCCGAGTCGCGGCAGATCGATCGCGAGCATTCCCGGTGCGTGAGCGCCGTCGACAAGCACACGCACGCCGCGTCGGCGGGCGACGTCGGCGATCGCTTCGATCGGGAAGACCAAGCCGGTCGGACTTGTAACGTGGTCGATCAAAAGCAACCGTGTGGCGTCGTCGATCGTCCGCCCGATCGCGTCAACGACTTCGTCGGGACTTGCGATCGGAAACGGGATCTCAGCCACTCGCACCTCCGCGCCGCAGCGCTCGGCGGCGTAGCGAACGGCGTTGCTGCACGCGTTGTAACCGTGATCGGTCACGACGACGTTGTCGCCCGGTTTCAGGGGGAACGATTGCACGACCGCGTTGACGCCGTCGGTGGCGTTGCGGACCCAGGCGATGTCGCGTGCGTCGGCATTCACAAGCTGTGCGATTACTTCGCGAACACGATCCAACTTGGGCAGCAGTTCGCGTTCGGGAGCAAGGAACTCGATCGGATCGCTTTCCATCGCGTCGCGGAATCGACGTTGGGCTTCCAGGACCACGGTCGGTGTTGCACCAAAAGAACCGTGGTTGAGGAAGTCGATCGCCGGATTCAATTGCCAATGCTCGCGGCGATGTTGCCCGGTCGCGCTATCGTTCATGGTGTTCCTTTCTGAATCGGTCCGAATCCAAGATGGTCGCAGATGGTCGCCTTTCGCTCCGCGAAAGTGCGGACGGAAAGAAAAATCAGGGTACGCACTTTCGCGGAGCGAAAGGCGACCATACTAGCACGAAGCGCGAGCGAGTGATTTCACCCGGAACACTCGCTTGCGCTTTTTGATGTTGCGCCGATGGATGCTTTAGTCAGGCGAGGCACCGGTATTCCTGGGATAAAAGCTCAGTGTAGCGTTTCCTCAGTGTGCGGAGGCCGTGGTTGGTTTTTAGCCGTCGCAGATGCCACTGGTGCTCGCGATAGCGAATGCCTAACAACAACGCCTCGCGGACGGTGTAGCTGCGAGCGTGCTTCCAGCATTTGCGCTGCCGATCGTCGATTCGGCGATCAGCCAGCTTGCGGCGACGAGTCCATTCCAGATAGCAGAACGTGATCAAGACGATCCCCATCCAGCTCTCGACCGCCTCGAAATCTTTGAAGCTGTACTGGTTCATTCCCAGCGTGCTCTTGAGTTCTTTAAAGAACAACTCGATCTGCCAACGTAGACTGTACAGCTCACACACCTGCCGAGCCGACAAGTGCTTTGCATTGGTCATCAACAACTTCGTCCCTTCACGTTGAATCTTTTTGCCAATCGGCTTACTCGAGGAAAAGACGAGCATGACCATGCCCACATTGTGGACCTCGCTTCTCTCGCTGTGGACGTGATACGTCCGAGTTGACTTCGTCCCGTCGCGGCGGAGTGCCGTTCGGTGGCAGGAGGCTCGACGCTGAGCAGCGTAAGGCCCCGAACCGATCGAAAGACGAATGGTTTGGAAACGTGATGCAGGAAGTTGTTCGATTCGCAAACTCACACGAGGCCGCTTGCCGTGCTTCTTTGCAGAGAAGACGCGATTGGTGTTGACCGGAACGATCCAGAAATAGCCTCGCTCCTGGCAAGCCGCACGCACGCATTTGGCGTCAAATGCGGTGTCTCCGAGCACAAGTCAGTTCGATGCCGGCGGGTACCTGCGCGTCGCAAATCAACTGCGCCGCAAGCTGCGCCTGCGTCCGATGTTTGATCTTGTGGGCCTTCGCATAAGGCTTGGTGTAGTACGGCAGCCACATCGGTACTCGTAGTCCATCGGGGGGCAGCAGCAATGCGAACACGAAACAGTGGCAACTCTTTCGTTGATACTTGTACTTGGTGTAGCGGCGATTCTTGGCTGGTCGTCGCTTGGAGTTACCGGTGCTGAAGGTGTTTTCGATGGTCTGGCCGGCAGTGGCGACGAGCGTTGAATCGAGCAGCAGGAGATAGCGGCCGTTCCAATCCTGATCACGAAGCATCTTTAGGGTTATCGCCGCGAGCAAATCGGCGATCGCCTGCCGGTACCGTTTAAGGAAGCGTCCGGGTTGTGCCCGATGCCGCGGTTTTCCCTCGATGGCGGAGGCAGCAGACATGCACGAGTTTCGACCGTGCCGCGTAAGAATAGCGATTAAGAATCGCAGCAGCATACTTCGAAAGTGAGCAGAAACCTGCGTGTTCGGCAGAAACGACTTGATCGCGGGGAGGGAATCTTCCATGATTGCCATCGGTGAGCTCCTGGGCTTTGTTTGTGTGGTAACTCACAAACTCAGGATGTCTCACCTCTTTCTGCAATACCAATTTTCGCTAGCAACCCCATCAACGCGCAACATCAAAACTTGCGCGTCGTGCTAGTATTGCCATCCCCCAACTTCGTTTAACCGCGTGCCCATCGGGCCGCGCGTTGGGGCTCCAGGTAGCGCGGGGCGTTGCCACCGCGGTTAAACGACTGCTCTCGATCGAGCTTGTGTGACCGCCAACAATGGCACTTACCCCTCGCGAAAATTGCTGAACTGATTCGGCAACAGCTCGCTCAATGAAATCCGCTGGGTGATTTGGCGGGTCGACGCTTCGACCAGCACGATTTCCAACGCCGCACCAAATTCGATCAGGAACTGTCGGCAGGCGCCACACGGCGAGACGCTGCCGGTTGTTACCAGCACCAAGGTTTTGAATGCGCGTTCGCCCGCGGCGACCGCAGCGCTAGCGGCCGTTCGCTCGGCGCAAAGGGTCAGTCCAAACGAAACGTTTTCGACGTTGCAACCTCGGTAGATCGCTCCCGATTCGGCCAGCAGAGCCGCACCGACTTGGAAGTTGCTGTACGGTGCATACGCTTGTTGGCGGACGTCGCAAGCGACGTCGATCAACGGAGTCAGCGGATCGGGATCTTCGGCGGCAGGCTTAGCGTCGTTAGGATTCATGGTTTCTTCGATTCGATGCGTTGAATGATCAATGGCCGCGGCGCGACAACTTCATCGGCGATGATAAATGCCTGCTGCAGTTCCTTCGTCCAGCGTTCGGCTTGGTCATCGCTGCAGAAGACGAAGCCGAGTGGTTGCCCCGATTCGATCCGTTCGCCGATCGCGACGTCGACTTGCACACCAACCGCCGGATCGATCGAGTCGCCGGTGCTGCGACGTCCGCCTCCCAGTTCGACCACGCATTGGCCGATCGTCGAGCACTCGATCGCGCTGACAAATCCCGCCCGCTGCGTTACGATCGGGTGCTTTGCTGCGACGGGCAGATGGCCGGAGATCCGGCCACCTTGTGCGGCGATCATCTTTTCAAATCGCTCCATCGCCGAACCATCATCCCAAACGCGTTGCAGACGCAACAGGGCCTGGTCGCGCGATTCGCAGGCCTTCGCGGCGAGCAAGGCTTCAGCCGATAACTGAAGCGTCAGTTCGCGAACTTCCCGCGGCCCCTCGCCTCGCAACAGGTCGAGGACTTCGTTCACCTCCAACGCGTTGCCGACAGCGCGGCCCAGCGGTTGATCCATATCGGTCATCAACGCCGTCACCGGCAGCTGCATTTCGCGGCCGGTCTCGACCAGCGAGTTCGCCAGTCGCATGGCATCGGCTTGCGATTTCATAAACGCCCCCGAACCAACTTTGACATCCATCACCAACGCGTCCAACGACGCTGCCAGCTTCTTGCTCAAGATGCTAGCCGTGATCAACGCCGCCGATTCGACAGTCCCCGTGACATCGCGCAGACTGTACAGTCGGCGATCGGCCGGCGCCAACCGCTCGCTGGCGCTAACGATATGGCAGCCGACCTCCTTCAGAAGAAGGGCGGATTGATCGAGATCGAAGTTGCAGCAGAACCCGGGGATCGATTCGAGTTTATCCAACGTGCCGCCGGTCAGGCCCAACCCGCGGCCGCTGATCATCGGAACCTGCACGTCGCAGCAGGCCAACAACGGAGCGAGGATCAAGGAAACCTTGTCTCCCAAACCGCCGGTGCTGTGCTTGTCGACTCGCGGAACGCTTGAAGAGTCGCGTGGCAAGGTTTCGCCACTGGCCAACATCGCCGCCGTCAACGCCGAGATCTCCTGCGGCGTCATGCCTCGCAAACAGATCGCCATCGCCATCGCCGACATCTGCGGATCGGAGACCTCACCGCGCATGAAGGCCTCAATGAACCAAGTGATCTCGGCGTCGTTCAACGGATGTCCATCGCGTTTCTTCGCGATCAATACTGCGGGGATCAATCCATTGCCTCCATTCGTAAAATCGACTCGATTCAGCAGCCTGTCCAGCACCCGTTATACCACGCTTCGCGTTCGTTTCGCACGCTGAGAAACGAACGCCAAGCGTGTTGGCGGCCCCCAAAAGATTGTCCTCCACATTGCGAGTGGCATAAAATGCACTCCAGGGATCGTCTCTTCTCGAAAACCGAAAGGCTGGTACAACGATGTCAAAAGCGGAGTCCAATCACAACGGAGCGGCGGAGTCACGGCGACCGATGGCCAACCTGTCGATCGGGGAATATTTGATCCGACGACTCAGCGATTATGGAATCGAACATCTGTTTGGGATCCCCGGCGACTACGTCCTGTCGTTCTACAGCATGCTGGAACAGAGTCGCTTGAAGGTGATCGGCTGCACGCGAGAGGACTGCGCCGGATACGCCGCGGATGCGTACGCCCGACTGCACGGCATGGGCGCTGTCTGCGTGACCTATTCGGTCGGCGGACTGAGCGTCTGTAACAGCATCGCCGGTGCGTATGCCGAAAAGTCGCCGGTCGTCGTGATCTCCGGAGCACCGGGGATGAACGAGCGGAAGAACAATCCGCTGCTGCACCACAAGGTCCGCGACTTCCGCACCCAATTGGAAGTCTTCCAAAAGGTGACGATCGATGCACTGGAGTTGACCGATCCATTGACCGCCTTTGCCGACATCGATCGGGCGCTCGATGCCGCCGACCGCTTCAAGCGACCGGTCTATATCGAACTGCCGCGCGACATGGTCCACGCCGTCCCGCCGATCACGCATTCGTTCCGCCAGCCGACGTGGGAGCCCGACGTCAAAGCGATCGACGAAGCCGCCGCCGAAACGGCGCAGCGGATCGCCGCTGCGGAGCGTCCCGTGATCGTCGCCGGTGTCGAACTGCATCGATTCGGATTGCAGAACCAATTGGTCGAATTGGCGGAAAGGATGCAGATCCCGATCGCCACGACGATCCTTGGTAAAAGTGTGATCAGCGAACACCATCCGTTGTTTGTCGGATTGTACGAAGGGGCGATCGGCCGCAACGAAGTGACCGAGTTTGTCGAACAGAGCGATCTGATTCTGCTGTTGGGCACCTTTATGACCGACATCAATCTTGGCATCTACACCGCCAATCTCGATCTCGACAAATGTGTCTACGCGACCAGCGAAGCGTTGCAGATCTCGCATCACCATTTTCATAACGTCGCGCTGGGCGAGTTCCTCGACCGGCTGAACTCCTTGGACCTGAAGCCGACGACGCGAACGATTCCCGATGCGATCACCTTCCATCGAGACCGCGAACCGTTTGAGATCGAACCGACAGCACCGCTGCGGATCAGCCGCTTGATGTCGCGACTGAACACCTGTTTGGATCTCGATACCGTTGTGATCGCCGACGTCGGAGACGCACTTTTTGCGGCGACTGAATTGGTGACTCACGATCGCGGCGAATTCCTCAGTCCCGCCTATTACACTTCGATGGGCTTTAGCGTTCCGGCAGCGGTTGGTGCCGCGGCGGCGAGGCCCGACCATCGCGTGGTCGTATTGGTTGGCGACGGCGCGTTTCAGATGACCGGCTGCGAATTGTCGACCTTGGTCCGCAATGGGTGCAGCCCGATCGTGATCGTCTTGGACAACCACGGTTATGGAACCGAACGCTATCTGCAAGCGGGCGACTGGGAATACAACGAGATCCAGCCGTGGGCCTATCACAAGATGCCCGAACTGCTCGGTGGCGGTAAAGGATTTTTGGTCGACACCGAAGCGGAATTCGACGCGGCGCTGTCGGCCGCTTGGGACGATCGATCCCAGCCGACGATCATCCAAGCCCGGCTGGTGGAAAACGACGCCAGCGAAACGCTGAAACGTTTGGGACAACGAATGGGCGAAAAGGTTGCCGGTCGATAAGCCGGTTTCAATAGTCGTCTTTTGCGAGAGCCCAGCCAGTCACGGTTCGGCTGGATCTCGCTGGTTACCGATCACAGATCGAAGCCCCCTCTCCGATCAGCCATTGCGACACGACGGCGCTGTTCTCGAGCGAGTCGCAGTGACGGCTGGGCAACCAAGCTGACCGATCATACGCCTGACCGGTGGTTGCTGTTTTATCTGCAACTGCTCCGCAACATCGACGGGGCCGACCGCTTTTCTTTTATTGCATGTGGCTCTCTCCATATCGATCGGGCTTAGAGCCGCGTTGCGTTTTTGGTTGGCACGCGATGTGCCATTTAGCCAAACATTACGATGGGCTGCGATGTCGAACTCGGGTGGGTCCGACGCGATCCGCGGCCCCATTCCCCCGACTGATTTGGTACGGAGAAATTTGCGATGAGACGAACTACATTTTGCACCGCCGCATTGGCTGCAAGTTTATTTGGATTCCAAGCCGCGAAGGCTCAGGATGTTGGCGACGCCGTCGACGGGGCGTTGAATGCGACCGGCGAGGCGGCTGCCGAGCTGGGGCAGGAGATCGGTGACGCTGCGGAAGCGGCAGTGCCGAATCAGCCAGCAGCCGAAGCGCAGGCCGATCTGGACGTTGATGCCGATGTCGAAGCAAAGGCGAACGTCGACGCGGATACTGACACGAAGGCTCAGGTCCAAGGCGATGGGCCGACGGCTGCCGATGTTCAGACCGGAACGAACACTCCGCTAGGTGTAGGCGTCGATGAGAATGGCAACCGACCCGCTGGAGTCGATGCCGATGCGGGAATCAATCCTCAAGCCGATCTGCAGTCGCAGCAGACTCGCGATTCGCAGGCACTACTGCAAGGCGACGCGGCACTTTCGGGAGACGCCGAATCGCAAGCCGATGCCAACGCAAACGCTCAAGCGAATAACGATGCCAACGACAAGTGGCGTTTCCGTCAACACAACGATCGCTGGTGGTATTGGTTGGGTGATCGCGGCAACGGTCGCTGGGCCTACTGGGATGATGGTCGCTGGTTCGACTACACCAACAACCGCTACCTGAACCCACGCCGCCAAGCGGGACACGACGACGGACATCAACCACGACATCGTATGGGCTACCGCGGCGATGCCAATAACCAAGGCGAGTTCGATGGTCCCTACTACTTCGACCGCGACGGCCGCCGATACCGCCGCGATGGCGATCGCTACATGAACGATTCGCAGTGGAACGACCGCGTCTGGGATGATGGCTACGGCCAACGCCACCAAGGCTATTGGAACGATCGCAACAACGGACGTTCCAGCACAGGAGCTCGCACTGGAGCATCGATCGGTGCAGAAGCAGGCGAGGCGATCGGCGGCCGTGCCGGCAGTCGAATCGGAGCTGAAGTTGGCGGAGCGATCGGTCGCGATCGTTAATCCGGACCGACGCAATCAACAATTGCAACCACATGACGCCCGCTGCACCATTCGCGTGCACGGGCGTCGTCGGGCGATTCGCTGTAGTTCTCAGTTGTTGTCGACGTATCCAAATTCCACGAGACTGCGTGGGCGAAACTTCACCGCCATTACAACGGTCGAAACTGAAGACTAATGTGAAGCGTAGTCCACCTCTCGAACACGTTTACGATCACGCAATTCTTCAACGACCGTTCTCAATCTTTCACGAACCATCTTAGCCCGGGTTGCAGGGATACTTTCGATGGATGTATATGGCGTCGAACTATCAGACGACGTAATCGAAATCGTCGCAAGGCCCGTAAGTCTCTGGAAAAACGTCTGAGAAAAGCCAATGTCTTTCACTCGATACAACTCCAGTTCGTTCATGTGCCGAGACAATACGCCCCACGAAACCCTGAACCTCTGATTCGTCAGTTCGTACCGAATAGAGTTTACGACCAAGTATCTCCAAATCGCGACGAAAATTGGGACAATGAGCCAGCAGAACAGGGCGCACATGATGTACGATTTTATATTCGTGATCTGGGACGGGCGGCCCTTCCACAACTCCTCTTCGCCACGCGAAATATTCTGTGTCGCATTCGACGTGATCGCTTCAGGCACAAAAGGAGGTGCTGGCTCAGGGATCTGCGGTGGCAGTTCAGGCATGACGTTGGTGGCAGCCTGATTCTTCAATTTAAGACTCGTCAACCGAGTGACCGGATGCCACGGCCCTGATTTGTCGTTTGCAACTTGAGCTGTGGATTCGATGCGACCTTCAGACGCAAGTAACTTCAATTTATCTGATCTATAGGGACCAAAACTTTTTCCACCCTGACGAATAAACCATTCTTTGGCCATTCAACGTCACCCAATTTGCGTAGTGTGCTTTCGAAACTGCTATCCTACTCGGTTTTACGATAGCTTCAAGATTGGGCAAAGCGGCGGATGCTCAGTACCGCTACGATTCAGCGGTCATAGACGTGATATGTTTCGCCGGTCACTGCTCTCAATTAAAGAAACGCGTGAGCCTCCGCTTGGCCGCAATAAGACGCGGACCTCATTGGATACCGCATGCTTCTCATCACTTACAGATAATACAGCAGCAGACAGACGGCTAGCAGCAGGGTGGCCCAGAGGGTCATTGTGCTGCTGGACCAGGTGCGGCCCAAGATGCCGTTTTCGTTGAACGTCGCTCGAGTGAAGTCCATGATGCCGTGGACGATCACCACCATGTCGCTGCGGAATGCGTCGTTGACGACATCGTAAACAGTTCGCAAGCCGCGGATGCAGGCGGGCAACAAGCGGCGGTAGATCCAGTCGGTGTCGAGATTCGTCGACCGCTGTTCGGCGGGATACAGCCCCGACTTCATCAACACGACAAAGGCCAGCAGTGCGAACAACAACAACTGCATCTGCGTGACCACATGCGTCACGGTGTAGGGAT from Rosistilla oblonga includes the following:
- a CDS encoding PVC-type heme-binding CxxCH protein encodes the protein MIRLSFALLLLTLPATDLISADPPTVVSWETHQLSTQFFSEGATVGDFNRDGIADVASGPFWYEGPDFKAPHRFYAQDAFDPHGYSNNFFAYTDDFNNDGWDDILIFGFPGKDASWFENPKGQDRFWPRHKVLDVVENESPTFADLTGDGSREIVCSSGGFFGYAEINRDDPTAPWKFHKISDQSAGGRFTHGLGVGDVDGDGRMDLLEKSGWWQQPASLDGDPVWKKHPFEFAPGRGSAQMFAYDVDGDGDQDVITSLDAHGYGLVWYEQLDSAAGGTASPSFEKHTILGSKTSESPFGVLFSQLHAIDLVDVNGDGLKDIVTGKRWWAHGPRGDAAPNDPAVLYWFELTRPGGDDGDVVWVPHQIDDASGVGTDVRVADLNGDDAVDVIVGNKMGTFVSLQRRESTDAATQARQQPRPLSMNARSASDGLPTNEGLSPADAAAAMTVPEGFRVQLAAGEPMVHQPIAMTFDARGRLWIAEAHTYPVRAAEGEGKDKIIILEDIDGDGVFDKRKIFAEGLNLVSGMEVGFGGVWVGAAPYLMFIPDRDGDDKPDSEPQILLDGFGYQDTHETLNAFIWGPEGWLYGCHGVFTHSKVGKPGTPEDQRTPMNCAVWRYHPTRHEFDIFARGTSNPWGVDFNEHGQAMITACVIPHMFHMIQGGRYQRQGGQHFNPYVYDDIKTIADHAHYAGNIRDHAWWGRDAAADQTDTNAAGGGHAHCGAMIYLADNWPAQYRGSIFMANIHGNRINNDILRRNGSGYIASHGADVLFANDRWFRAINMKYGPDGSVYLIDWYDKNACHRRDIEVWDRTNGRVYRVAFGGTDLPRPTFHDASLQELATAHRSTNEHHVRTSRRLLQERFAADAGLASSPEGAKAIGLLREQAFGSDSVEDRLRAIWTLHAVQQLTEADTIALLDERGHRSEYLRGWAIQLALEDLEVSDSLLQRFSEMARGEQSALVRLYLASALQRLPLQQRWEIAAGLVSHGEDAQDHNLPNLIWYGIEPLVPNDTTRALALAKETRIPKVRQFIYRRAAADVDSIGPLLAELGKTDDKAMQGTILNEVVAAIKSQGRLKMPPGWPAVYAKLSASEDAKIREQAQLITVKFGDVSIFPVLREIAANPKASLPQRTSALDALLTGKDQALVPTLVGLLDDQALRGKAIRGLARYSDDTIADELLQRYPALDSDLRSDAVATLAARTAWADRLIDAVAAGKVDRQELSAATIHQIQLLSDAKLLEKVQQTWGTIRSMSADKKQHIAAWKKRLTPEVLSKADRSHGRLVYDNTCGKCHRLFGSGGQIGPDITGSNRADLDYTLLNILDPNALVGRDYQTTMVVTLDGRVINGLLKEENESAIVLQTANERLVIDRDDIDTRQLAETSMMPEGQLDQMKPDEARDLIAYLASATQVPLPGEGPFLDEKTGRVAGAMEGESLRVIEKSAGTTRGQQMGAFKADRWSGNDHLWWTGAKPGDTLTLNLPVEKAGEYDVFVAMTKARDYAIVDFAVNAAAVPGKHDLYHGNNVISTGPVSLGRHRLNQGDNTLQVSIVGSHPDAVKGFMFGLDYVYLSDKEISE
- a CDS encoding protein N-lysine methyltransferase family protein, with the protein product MTPSVLNRPANQVDHNQVAWIRKLEARASARYAWHYEPVMAAGKRRRFASATCPDDLLVAATKRQEAGEQGVEEPFWATVWQAAVGLDWFIETFDLPGRQVLELGAGTGRAGLAAALRGAEVTITDGMTDPLLLAQLSTWDLPNCHVRRLRWGEEQLDRKFSLILGSDVTYNRKFWTELEVAMRQHLEPGGVILFSDPCRLIANEFRDWIGPRGWSYSESHVPHCQDAHRSIRIMQLRLS
- a CDS encoding aminotransferase class V-fold PLP-dependent enzyme — protein: MNDSATGQHRREHWQLNPAIDFLNHGSFGATPTVVLEAQRRFRDAMESDPIEFLAPERELLPKLDRVREVIAQLVNADARDIAWVRNATDGVNAVVQSFPLKPGDNVVVTDHGYNACSNAVRYAAERCGAEVRVAEIPFPIASPDEVVDAIGRTIDDATRLLLIDHVTSPTGLVFPIEAIADVARRRGVRVLVDGAHAPGMLAIDLPRLGVDYYTANHHKWLCAPKTSGFLWVKPELQAQVRPTVISHAANRAIDGRSRFISEFDWTGTFDPSPLLAVPAAIEFLDSLFPGGIAELMQSNHRMALQSRDRLCAALDIEPPAPDAMLGSLVALPLPISDAPLQKILRDQHGFEFPIYPGPKPDTRLMRVSLQAYNDVEQIDRLADLLPKLLV